The Spiroplasma clarkii genome has a window encoding:
- a CDS encoding AEC family transporter translates to MLYSNVGQAIADALKDTLGGWGMWSAIIATVSVIGLGFFLAARGIFKKEWEKILVRVVMVVGLPALALNGFLANATVKDIIEQLTVLLTGFAFYAIMMFVSKYFFFKYEKDLQDTFAMCIALASTTFFGTPIVTAIYGGAAAMPANIFNVPYRVFLYSLAFMIMSKKPMAATVDGKVSTKKLKSEMTEVEIAESRKIKKNALKNIFLNPILICTFIGLFIWVTQLIPGIDLLTVKGVEYKQIAGTSVFEKVDKIDKYSFLRIDILFPPAKTILSTLAGICTPLAWLAIGMTMAKGNLKEALKDGKLWYAASVKVIVAPLIILLMIVGVAGIGSATDWFTFSKVSLAVMVIMTAAPPANVVVAYAISYEKGANAASNLTTLSTLLSIITLPIWVIMVTAVGALPMFG, encoded by the coding sequence ATGTTATATAGTAACGTAGGACAAGCTATAGCTGATGCCTTAAAAGATACCTTAGGTGGTTGGGGAATGTGATCTGCAATTATTGCCACAGTCTCAGTAATTGGTTTAGGGTTCTTTTTAGCAGCTAGGGGTATTTTCAAAAAAGAGTGAGAAAAAATCCTTGTTAGAGTTGTCATGGTTGTTGGTCTACCAGCATTAGCACTGAATGGATTTTTAGCAAATGCCACTGTTAAAGATATTATTGAACAATTAACAGTATTGTTAACAGGATTTGCATTTTATGCAATCATGATGTTTGTTTCAAAATACTTTTTCTTTAAATATGAAAAAGATTTGCAAGATACATTTGCAATGTGTATTGCTCTTGCATCAACAACTTTCTTTGGAACTCCAATTGTAACAGCAATTTATGGAGGGGCAGCAGCAATGCCTGCTAACATTTTTAATGTTCCATATAGAGTTTTCTTGTATTCATTAGCATTTATGATAATGAGCAAAAAACCAATGGCTGCAACTGTTGATGGAAAAGTTAGCACCAAAAAACTAAAATCAGAAATGACTGAGGTTGAAATTGCAGAAAGTAGAAAAATCAAAAAAAATGCTTTAAAAAACATTTTCTTAAATCCAATTTTAATTTGTACATTTATAGGATTGTTTATTTGAGTAACGCAATTAATTCCTGGAATTGATTTGTTAACTGTAAAAGGTGTAGAGTATAAACAAATTGCTGGAACAAGTGTTTTTGAAAAGGTTGATAAAATTGATAAGTATTCATTTTTAAGAATTGATATTTTATTCCCTCCAGCAAAAACAATTTTATCAACTTTAGCTGGAATTTGTACACCATTAGCATGATTGGCAATTGGTATGACAATGGCTAAAGGTAATTTAAAAGAAGCATTAAAAGATGGGAAACTTTGATATGCTGCTTCAGTTAAAGTAATTGTAGCACCATTAATTATTTTATTAATGATTGTTGGAGTTGCTGGAATTGGTTCAGCTACTGATTGATTTACATTTTCAAAAGTTTCACTGGCTGTAATGGTAATTATGACAGCAGCCCCACCAGCAAATGTTGTTGTGGCTTATGCAATTTCTTATGAGAAAGGTGCCAATGCAGCTTCAAACTTAACTACACTTTCAACCTTATTATCAATCATCACTTTACCTATTTGAGTAATTATGGTAACTGCAGTTGGTGCATTACCAATGTTTGGGTAA
- the rplQ gene encoding 50S ribosomal protein L17 — translation MSYIQKQGKNTAWRVALMRNLTTELIISEKLEITETRAKELRKHFDNMITLAKRGDLHARRQAAAWLRHINASEKETALQKLFSDLGKRFKTRNGGYTRILKLDNRRGDNAPMCIIELV, via the coding sequence ATGTCATATATTCAAAAACAAGGAAAAAACACAGCTTGAAGAGTCGCTTTAATGAGAAACTTAACTACTGAACTAATTATTTCAGAAAAATTAGAAATTACTGAAACAAGAGCAAAAGAGTTAAGAAAGCACTTTGATAATATGATTACACTAGCAAAACGTGGAGACCTACATGCCCGCCGCCAAGCAGCAGCATGATTACGTCACATTAATGCAAGCGAAAAGGAAACAGCATTACAAAAATTGTTTTCAGATCTTGGAAAAAGATTTAAAACAAGAAATGGTGGTTATACAAGAATCTTAAAACTTGATAATCGTCGTGGAGATAATGCTCCAATGTGTATCATTGAGCTAGTTTAA
- the rpmJ gene encoding 50S ribosomal protein L36, protein MKVRSSVKKICDKCRVIRRKSRVMIICEQPKHKQRQG, encoded by the coding sequence ATGAAAGTAAGATCATCTGTCAAAAAAATATGCGACAAATGTCGTGTAATTAGACGTAAAAGCCGTGTCATGATTATTTGTGAACAACCAAAACATAAACAACGTCAAGGTTAA
- the rpsM gene encoding 30S ribosomal protein S13, with product MARINGVEIPNDKRVVIALTYIYGIGLSTSQKILEAAKVSEEIRVKDLSEDQTKAISTEISKFKTEGDLRRETSLNVKRLMEIGSYKGMRHRKGLPVRGQSTKQNARTRKGPRKTVANKKK from the coding sequence ATGGCTCGTATTAATGGAGTAGAGATACCTAATGATAAAAGAGTGGTTATCGCTTTAACTTATATATATGGTATTGGTTTATCAACATCACAAAAAATCCTAGAGGCTGCAAAAGTAAGCGAAGAAATTAGAGTAAAAGATCTTTCAGAAGATCAAACCAAAGCAATATCAACTGAGATTTCAAAATTCAAAACTGAAGGAGATCTAAGAAGAGAGACATCATTAAATGTGAAACGTTTAATGGAAATTGGAAGTTACAAAGGAATGAGACACAGAAAAGGATTACCTGTTCGTGGACAATCTACAAAGCAAAATGCACGTACAAGAAAAGGTCCCAGAAAAACTGTGGCTAACAAGAAAAAATAG
- the rpsK gene encoding 30S ribosomal protein S11, which yields MAKPKQQNNRKKVKKNIAKGVAHIHSTFNNTIVTISDEQGNVLSWSSAGALGFKGSKKSTPYAAQMIAEAAGKGAMDNGVRTISVEVKGPGPGRDAAVRSLQGVGLEITSIKDTTPIPHNGVRPPKRPRG from the coding sequence ATGGCAAAACCAAAACAACAAAATAACCGTAAAAAAGTTAAAAAGAATATTGCTAAAGGTGTAGCTCACATCCACTCAACTTTCAATAACACAATTGTAACAATTTCAGATGAACAAGGAAATGTATTATCTTGATCAAGTGCAGGAGCACTAGGATTTAAAGGAAGCAAAAAATCAACACCATATGCTGCTCAAATGATTGCAGAAGCAGCAGGTAAAGGTGCAATGGACAATGGAGTAAGAACTATCTCTGTCGAAGTTAAAGGTCCAGGTCCAGGTAGAGATGCCGCTGTAAGAAGCTTACAAGGAGTAGGCCTAGAAATTACTTCAATCAAAGATACCACACCAATTCCTCATAATGGTGTTAGACCCCCAAAACGCCCAAGAGGTTAG
- the infA gene encoding translation initiation factor IF-1: protein MAKEDYLEVDGTVLEVLPNATFKVKLENEIVIDAHVSGKIRMNYIRILPGDKVTVAISPYDPMRGRITYRHKGGVK from the coding sequence ATGGCAAAAGAAGATTATTTAGAAGTTGATGGTACTGTACTTGAAGTGTTGCCAAATGCTACATTCAAGGTGAAACTAGAAAATGAAATAGTAATAGATGCCCACGTGTCTGGTAAAATTCGCATGAATTACATCCGCATTTTACCAGGTGATAAAGTTACTGTGGCAATTTCACCATATGATCCTATGCGTGGAAGAATCACTTATCGTCACAAAGGTGGAGTTAAGTAA
- a CDS encoding NAD(P)-dependent oxidoreductase: MKVICFGVRDVEKPIFEDVNKKFGFEMTLVPELLTHENVEITKGHDAVLLRANCVADQQNLEKMWSYNIKYMFTRTVGVNHIDVEAAKKIGFKLAYVPFYSPNAVSELAFSLGLAMLRNIIHMAKKMEEKDFTVDAGMFAYEARNSTIGIIGTGRIGFECAKAWKGMGARVLGYDLYPRTDATGIIEYKSFEDIMKESDLISLHCPYIKGQNDNLISKKSLALAKDGLIIVNAARGELINNEDLYDALVSGKVKQAALDTLTNEGQVFFKKHSGKLPVDVYEKLYQLKPRVIFTPHIGSFTDEAVKNMVETSFENLKEYSETRDCKNKI; encoded by the coding sequence ATGAAAGTTATTTGTTTTGGGGTTAGAGATGTAGAAAAACCAATCTTTGAAGATGTTAATAAAAAATTTGGTTTTGAAATGACTTTGGTTCCTGAGTTGTTAACTCATGAAAATGTTGAAATAACCAAAGGTCATGATGCAGTATTGTTGCGTGCCAACTGTGTTGCAGACCAACAAAATTTAGAAAAAATGTGATCATATAATATTAAATATATGTTTACAAGAACAGTTGGAGTTAACCACATTGATGTGGAAGCTGCCAAAAAAATTGGCTTTAAATTAGCCTATGTACCATTTTATTCACCAAATGCAGTTAGTGAACTTGCTTTCTCATTAGGGTTAGCAATGTTAAGAAACATTATTCATATGGCAAAGAAAATGGAAGAAAAAGATTTTACAGTAGATGCAGGTATGTTTGCCTATGAAGCTCGCAATAGTACAATTGGAATTATTGGAACTGGAAGAATTGGTTTTGAATGTGCCAAGGCTTGAAAAGGAATGGGTGCTAGAGTTTTAGGATATGATTTATATCCAAGGACAGATGCTACAGGAATTATTGAGTATAAATCATTTGAAGACATAATGAAAGAAAGTGATCTAATTTCTTTACACTGTCCTTACATTAAAGGTCAAAATGATAATTTAATTTCTAAAAAGTCATTAGCCCTGGCAAAAGATGGTTTAATTATTGTTAATGCTGCTAGAGGTGAGTTAATTAATAATGAAGATTTATATGATGCCTTAGTTAGTGGAAAAGTAAAACAAGCAGCACTTGATACATTAACCAATGAAGGACAAGTCTTCTTTAAAAAACATTCAGGTAAATTACCAGTTGATGTTTATGAAAAATTATACCAACTAAAACCAAGAGTAATTTTTACACCTCATATTGGTAGCTTTACAGATGAAGCTGTTAAAAATATGGTGGAAACAAGTTTTGAAAATTTAAAAGAGTATAGTGAAACTCGGGACTGCAAAAATAAAATCTAA
- a CDS encoding DNA-directed RNA polymerase subunit alpha: MRQFARPEFTLLKEEKEKNYGEFKVEPLERGFGTTLGNAIRRTLLSSTPGAAVYAIKITGAAHEFTSIDGIIENVSRIILNIKKLALRIDHNMFDDEEVVELALNSSTVGPVTAGEIELPAGVEVVNKDLVICNLADGGNLELTLFAKNSRGYRSFKDNKKEKLTADSITIDSNYSPIVQVAYEVEATKIGKSVDLEKLTIKIETDGTIAPSDAIATASKILVEHLQFFVNLNEEINDLGVIGVTSEEDEKELDRSIEDLDFTQRSLNCLKRANINTLRDLVSRSEDDIQEIRNLGRKSLKEIKDKVVQLGLTFKQD; encoded by the coding sequence ATGAGACAATTCGCAAGACCTGAATTTACATTATTAAAAGAAGAAAAAGAAAAAAATTATGGGGAATTTAAAGTTGAACCTTTAGAAAGAGGGTTCGGTACTACACTTGGTAATGCAATTAGAAGAACTTTATTAAGTTCAACACCAGGTGCAGCAGTTTATGCAATAAAAATCACTGGAGCAGCACATGAATTTACTTCAATCGATGGAATTATTGAAAATGTTAGCAGAATTATTTTAAATATTAAAAAATTAGCGCTAAGAATTGATCACAATATGTTCGATGATGAAGAAGTTGTTGAATTAGCACTAAATTCATCAACTGTTGGTCCTGTAACTGCTGGAGAAATTGAATTACCTGCAGGAGTAGAAGTTGTTAATAAAGATCTAGTTATTTGTAATTTAGCAGATGGTGGAAATTTAGAATTAACTTTATTTGCAAAAAATTCTAGAGGTTATAGATCTTTTAAAGACAACAAAAAAGAAAAACTAACAGCTGATTCAATTACAATTGATTCAAATTATTCACCAATAGTACAAGTAGCTTATGAAGTTGAAGCCACTAAAATTGGTAAGTCAGTCGATCTTGAAAAACTAACAATTAAAATTGAAACAGATGGGACAATTGCACCAAGTGATGCAATTGCTACTGCTTCAAAAATTCTAGTAGAACATTTACAATTCTTTGTTAACTTAAATGAAGAAATCAATGATCTTGGAGTAATTGGAGTTACAAGTGAAGAAGATGAAAAAGAATTAGACAGATCAATTGAAGATTTAGACTTCACACAAAGAAGTTTAAACTGTTTGAAAAGAGCAAACATCAATACTCTACGAGATTTAGTATCACGTAGTGAAGATGATATCCAAGAAATTAGAAACTTGGGTAGAAAATCATTAAAAGAAATCAAAGATAAAGTAGTTCAATTGGGACTTACTTTTAAACAAGACTAG